A window of Natrinema versiforme contains these coding sequences:
- a CDS encoding ComEC/Rec2 family competence protein: MRRGALVVAVAGLLVLAGCSSGIDSIDGNDGPTSDVSGELEIHHIDAGQADSTLVVTPAGETILIDTGDYRDDGEEIIDYLEARDIDRIDHLVATHGHADHIGGHPEIIEYLEEEGEGVGAAYDSGVPHTTATYDNYLDAIEAYDVRLFEVATGDSLPIEDGDLEATVLNPSEGGEGDSVDANGVVLSLAFGEFSYLTTGDIETSTERRLVEEHGETLAADAYQAGHHGSSTSSSDSFLEAVNPETAIVSSALDSQYGHPHDEVLQAFADRGIETYWTGVHGDIVVTSDGTDTSVETERDAPTDPAALLERKQDAQSSLDRPPTADVRTASDGERPSIDGDRPPIDDAGARTAG, from the coding sequence ATGCGACGAGGGGCTCTGGTCGTGGCGGTCGCGGGACTGCTGGTCCTCGCGGGTTGTAGCAGCGGAATCGACAGTATCGACGGCAACGACGGGCCGACGAGCGACGTGAGCGGGGAACTCGAGATCCACCACATCGATGCCGGACAGGCCGATTCGACGCTCGTCGTCACCCCCGCCGGCGAGACGATCCTGATCGATACGGGCGATTACCGCGACGACGGGGAGGAGATTATCGACTACCTCGAGGCCCGCGACATCGACCGCATCGATCATCTCGTGGCGACCCACGGCCACGCCGACCATATCGGCGGCCATCCCGAGATCATCGAGTACCTCGAGGAGGAGGGCGAGGGCGTCGGTGCGGCCTACGACTCCGGCGTGCCCCACACGACCGCGACCTACGACAACTACCTCGACGCGATCGAGGCCTACGACGTGCGACTCTTCGAAGTCGCGACGGGCGACAGTCTGCCGATCGAGGACGGCGACCTCGAGGCGACCGTCCTGAACCCGTCCGAGGGCGGGGAGGGCGATAGCGTCGACGCCAACGGCGTCGTCCTCTCGCTGGCGTTCGGCGAGTTCTCGTACCTGACGACCGGCGATATCGAGACGAGCACCGAACGCCGGTTGGTCGAGGAACACGGCGAGACCCTCGCGGCCGACGCCTATCAGGCGGGCCACCACGGCTCGTCGACCTCCTCGAGCGACTCGTTCCTCGAGGCGGTCAATCCGGAGACGGCGATCGTCTCGAGCGCGCTCGACTCCCAGTACGGCCATCCCCACGACGAAGTCCTGCAGGCGTTCGCCGACCGCGGGATCGAGACCTACTGGACCGGCGTCCACGGCGATATCGTCGTGACGAGCGACGGAACCGACACGTCGGTCGAGACGGAGCGCGACGCGCCGACCGATCCGGCGGCGTTGCTCGAGCGGAAGCAAGACGCGCAGTCGTCGCTCGACCGACCGCCGACGGCCGACGTTCGAACGGCGAGTGACGGGGAACGGCCGTCGATCGACGGCGATCGACCACCGATTGATGACGCTGGCGCGCGTACCGCGGGGTGA
- a CDS encoding DUF3006 family protein, translated as MSETYTAVLDRIVDGETAVLLLEDDGDAVDERTVDVERLPADGRHEGAVFEVTVDEETVLEASYREDAERERRESTRERFDRLSERLSDVDRDE; from the coding sequence ATGAGTGAGACCTACACTGCAGTCCTCGACCGGATCGTCGACGGGGAGACGGCGGTCCTCCTGCTCGAGGACGACGGCGACGCGGTCGACGAGCGCACCGTCGACGTCGAGCGCCTGCCGGCGGACGGCCGACACGAGGGGGCCGTCTTCGAGGTGACCGTCGACGAGGAAACCGTGCTCGAGGCATCGTACCGCGAGGACGCCGAACGGGAGCGCCGGGAGTCGACGCGAGAGCGGTTCGATCGGCTCTCGGAGCGGTTGTCCGACGTCGACCGGGACGAGTAG
- a CDS encoding OsmC family protein translates to MAKAVTTVSEEGYSATNEIRDFETTIDANGEEAPDTLETLLAAYGSCYVPALRVGGQQRGADDLGRIEIETNGDLNDDDKLESVAFDIRVEADVDDDTGEEIIERAFELCKVHDALKDSLHAETSFEGDAF, encoded by the coding sequence ATGGCGAAAGCAGTCACCACCGTCTCCGAGGAGGGGTACAGCGCGACGAACGAGATCCGGGACTTCGAGACGACGATCGACGCCAACGGCGAGGAGGCTCCGGACACGCTCGAGACCCTGCTCGCGGCCTACGGCTCCTGTTACGTGCCGGCGCTGCGCGTCGGCGGCCAGCAGCGCGGGGCCGACGACCTCGGGCGGATCGAAATCGAGACGAACGGCGACCTCAACGACGACGACAAACTCGAGTCGGTCGCGTTCGATATCCGCGTCGAAGCCGATGTCGACGACGACACCGGCGAGGAGATCATCGAGCGCGCCTTCGAGCTCTGCAAGGTCCACGACGCGCTGAAAGACAGTCTGCACGCGGAGACGAGTTTCGAGGGCGACGCGTTCTGA
- a CDS encoding gamma carbonic anhydrase family protein — MLRSFDGTEPRVADSAYVDDAAVVIGDVVIEDEASVWPNTTLRGDHGTIVVGEGANVQDNAVLHETAELEPYATVGHSAIVHDATVAERALVGMNAVVLDGAHVGEGAVVAAGSVVTEDTKIPESTLVAGAPAEPKTEIDDPALEAAADRYVELAREHAETSERLD; from the coding sequence ATGCTACGATCGTTCGACGGGACGGAACCGCGGGTCGCCGACTCCGCGTACGTCGACGACGCTGCAGTCGTCATTGGCGATGTCGTCATCGAGGACGAGGCCAGCGTCTGGCCCAACACCACGCTCCGGGGCGATCACGGCACGATCGTCGTCGGCGAGGGAGCGAACGTCCAGGACAACGCCGTCCTCCACGAGACGGCCGAACTCGAGCCCTACGCGACGGTGGGCCACAGCGCCATCGTCCACGACGCGACCGTCGCCGAGCGTGCGCTGGTCGGGATGAACGCGGTCGTCCTCGACGGGGCTCATGTCGGCGAGGGCGCGGTCGTCGCCGCCGGCAGCGTCGTCACCGAAGACACCAAGATTCCCGAATCGACGCTCGTCGCCGGCGCGCCCGCCGAGCCGAAAACGGAGATCGACGACCCGGCGCTCGAGGCGGCGGCCGACCGGTACGTCGAACTCGCGAGAGAACACGCGGAAACGTCGGAGCGACTCGACTGA
- a CDS encoding HD domain-containing protein, with the protein MKIVKDSVHDHIQVDGVARDLLDTPALQRLRRISQLGTVSLVYPSANHTRFEHSLGVYHLVCEALEQLGVEGRQAERVHAAALLHDVGHAPFSHNIEALTHRRTGRYHDDVHDLLADGAVGDVLEAHGLAPDAVADLVAGEGRFGQLVSGELDVDRMDYLVRDAHHTGVPYGTIDHGRLVRELTFANGELVLDEGNVQTAESLLVARALMNPTVYSHSVARISKAMLRRASERLLDVPTTDIDAETLQRMDDYDLTVALRSCDETAAFCRRLDQRDLFKRAVWAEIDDVPGGIIEADHETIREFEREISDRAGVDPDHVILDVPSRPSMTESTTRVMVNGEIRQLGQQSPLVEALRAAQYSQWRLGVYSPPDLRDRVGRAAVEVLGLDIDGALVSEVRDGLDTTLDQFVD; encoded by the coding sequence ATGAAGATCGTCAAGGACAGCGTCCACGACCATATTCAGGTCGACGGCGTCGCCCGCGACCTCCTCGATACGCCGGCACTACAGCGGCTCCGGCGGATCAGCCAACTCGGGACCGTCTCGCTTGTCTATCCCTCGGCCAATCACACCCGCTTCGAGCACAGCCTCGGCGTCTACCACCTCGTCTGCGAGGCCCTCGAGCAACTCGGCGTCGAGGGGCGGCAAGCGGAGCGGGTCCACGCGGCGGCCCTGCTCCACGATGTCGGTCACGCCCCGTTCAGTCACAATATCGAGGCGCTTACCCACCGCCGAACGGGTCGCTACCACGACGATGTCCACGACCTGCTCGCGGACGGGGCGGTCGGGGACGTGTTGGAAGCGCACGGCTTAGCGCCCGACGCGGTCGCGGATCTGGTCGCCGGCGAGGGGCGGTTCGGCCAGCTGGTCTCGGGCGAACTCGACGTCGACCGGATGGACTATCTGGTGCGCGACGCCCACCACACCGGGGTCCCCTACGGGACGATCGACCACGGCCGACTCGTCCGAGAACTCACCTTCGCGAACGGCGAACTCGTCCTCGACGAGGGCAACGTCCAGACCGCCGAGAGCCTGCTGGTCGCGCGGGCGCTGATGAACCCGACCGTCTACAGCCACAGCGTCGCCCGGATCAGCAAGGCGATGCTCCGGCGGGCGAGCGAACGGCTACTGGACGTTCCCACCACCGATATCGATGCCGAGACCCTCCAGCGGATGGACGACTACGATCTGACCGTGGCCCTTCGCTCGTGCGACGAGACGGCGGCGTTCTGCCGACGACTGGACCAGCGCGATCTGTTCAAGCGGGCCGTGTGGGCCGAAATCGACGACGTGCCGGGCGGGATCATCGAGGCCGACCACGAGACGATCCGCGAGTTCGAACGGGAGATCAGCGACCGGGCCGGCGTCGATCCGGACCACGTCATCCTCGACGTGCCGAGTCGCCCCTCGATGACGGAGTCCACGACGCGCGTGATGGTCAACGGCGAGATCCGCCAGTTGGGCCAGCAGTCGCCGCTGGTCGAGGCGCTGCGCGCGGCCCAGTACTCGCAGTGGCGGCTCGGGGTGTACTCGCCGCCGGACCTGCGCGACCGTGTCGGCCGGGCCGCGGTCGAGGTGCTCGGGCTCGATATCGACGGCGCGCTGGTCAGCGAGGTCCGGGACGGGCTGGATACGACGCTGGACCAGTTCGTCGACTAA
- a CDS encoding amidohydrolase family protein translates to MERTGTILRGREFEPVEGRVVIGDDGRIEAIEETAVESDDIILPAFVNAHTHIGDSIAKEAGGGLSLEELVAPPDGLKHRLLRDASREELVTATEQSLRFMQRAGTAACLDFREGDVAGVRMLEDAAAGLDIDALSFARGSIDAMRAGDGYGASGANDDSFDRERAATREAGKPFGIHAGEVDASDIDPALDLEPDFLVHMVHPEPRHLERVAAQEVPIVVCPRSNLVTDVGLSPYADLHERTTLALGTDNVMLNSPSMFREMEFLAKLSDLSAADILRMATINGAEIADLEYGLIEPGREARLLVLDGDSDNLVGARDPVRAVVRRAGVDDVQEVVYG, encoded by the coding sequence ATGGAACGAACGGGAACGATCCTCCGCGGTCGCGAGTTCGAACCCGTCGAGGGACGGGTCGTCATCGGCGACGACGGCCGCATCGAGGCCATCGAGGAAACGGCGGTCGAGAGCGACGACATCATCCTCCCGGCCTTCGTAAACGCCCACACCCACATCGGCGACTCGATCGCCAAGGAGGCCGGCGGCGGCCTCTCGCTCGAGGAGCTGGTCGCCCCGCCGGACGGGCTGAAACACCGGCTTCTCAGGGACGCCTCCCGCGAGGAACTGGTGACCGCGACGGAGCAGTCGCTACGATTCATGCAGCGGGCCGGCACGGCCGCCTGTCTGGACTTCCGCGAGGGCGACGTGGCGGGCGTTCGGATGCTCGAGGACGCCGCAGCGGGTCTCGACATCGACGCGCTGTCGTTCGCTCGGGGCTCCATCGACGCGATGCGCGCCGGCGACGGCTACGGCGCGAGCGGCGCGAACGACGACAGCTTCGACCGGGAGCGAGCGGCGACCCGCGAGGCGGGCAAACCCTTCGGCATCCACGCGGGCGAGGTCGACGCGAGCGACATCGATCCAGCCCTGGACCTCGAGCCGGACTTTCTGGTCCACATGGTCCACCCCGAGCCCCGTCACCTCGAGCGGGTGGCAGCACAGGAGGTACCGATCGTCGTCTGCCCGCGCTCGAACCTCGTCACCGACGTGGGGCTCTCGCCCTACGCGGACCTCCACGAACGGACGACGCTCGCGCTGGGAACTGACAACGTGATGCTCAACTCGCCGTCGATGTTCCGCGAGATGGAGTTCCTCGCGAAGCTCTCCGACCTTTCCGCGGCCGACATCCTCCGCATGGCGACGATCAACGGGGCCGAGATCGCCGACCTCGAGTACGGCCTGATCGAACCCGGCCGGGAGGCCCGACTGCTGGTGCTCGATGGCGATTCGGACAACCTCGTGGGCGCGCGGGACCCGGTTCGGGCCGTGGTCCGGCGGGCGGGCGTCGACGACGTTCAGGAAGTCGTTTACGGGTGA
- a CDS encoding metal-dependent hydrolase has product MELTWYGHSTWHVTVGETELLIDPFFDNPQTDLEPADVDTPDYVLLTHGHADHIAHAGEFSDATLVATPELVSYCEDEFGFEDAVGGMGMNLGGTVECGDAYVTMHRADHTNGIMTENDSSGGMPAGFVISDTKPTQVSDEESTTIYNAGDTSLMSEMRDVIGPYLEPDAAIVPIGDHFTMGPQQAAIAVDWLDVDHAFPQHYDTFPPIEQDPEDFASEVRGTGSDAEVHVLEADEPFELEA; this is encoded by the coding sequence ATGGAACTCACTTGGTACGGCCACTCGACGTGGCACGTCACCGTCGGGGAGACGGAGTTACTGATCGACCCGTTCTTCGACAATCCACAGACCGACCTCGAGCCAGCGGACGTCGACACGCCCGACTACGTCCTGTTGACCCACGGTCACGCAGACCATATCGCCCACGCGGGCGAGTTCTCGGACGCGACGCTGGTCGCGACGCCGGAACTCGTCTCCTACTGTGAGGACGAGTTCGGCTTCGAGGACGCCGTCGGCGGCATGGGGATGAACCTCGGCGGCACCGTCGAGTGCGGCGACGCGTATGTCACCATGCACCGCGCCGATCACACGAACGGCATCATGACCGAAAACGACTCGAGCGGCGGCATGCCGGCCGGCTTCGTCATCTCCGATACGAAGCCGACCCAGGTCAGCGACGAGGAGTCGACAACGATCTACAACGCCGGCGACACCAGCCTGATGAGTGAGATGAGAGACGTCATCGGCCCCTATCTCGAGCCCGACGCGGCGATCGTCCCGATCGGCGACCACTTCACGATGGGCCCCCAGCAGGCCGCCATCGCCGTCGACTGGCTCGATGTCGACCACGCGTTCCCCCAGCACTACGACACGTTCCCGCCGATCGAGCAGGACCCCGAGGACTTCGCCAGCGAAGTGCGAGGCACGGGTAGCGACGCCGAAGTCCACGTCCTCGAGGCCGACGAGCCGTTCGAACTCGAGGCCTGA